A region of Necator americanus strain Aroian chromosome I, whole genome shotgun sequence DNA encodes the following proteins:
- a CDS encoding hypothetical protein (NECATOR_CHRI.G2518.T1) has protein sequence MIHCLLLLALVCTVLATADAQSQTFDRQDRDYRPLQFGKRDGYRPLQFGKRDSYRPLQFGKRSPLASAYLVPVL, from the exons ATGATTCACTGTCTGCTTCTCCTGGCATTGGTCTGCACGGTCCTCGCCACAGCAGATGCACAATCACAAACATTTGACCGGCAGGATCGGGATTACCGTCCGTTACAG TTCGGCAAGCGAGATGGCTACCGACCCCTGCAGTTCGGTAAGCGGGATTCATATCGACCACTGCAGTTCGGCAAGAGATCGCCGCTAGCCAGCGCATACCTCGTGCCAGTTCTGTGA
- a CDS encoding hypothetical protein (NECATOR_CHRI.G2519.T2) has product MAKNLDSFEQLTTRIGCLRMRRCGPTSALTIFVAYAPTSSYEEVEAFYMELEKFYREDHAFYKVIGEFNAKVDPRRTPEELHIGTHGLQWSEQGERFSAFIIKTMIDGN; this is encoded by the coding sequence atggcaaagaacttAGACTccttcgaacaacttacgacccgaatcggatgtctgcggatgagaagatgtggcccaacatcagctttgactatcttcgttgcttacgctccaacatcaagctacgaagaagtcgaagctttctatatggaactggagaagttctaccgagaagatcatgccttctacaaggtcattggTGAGTTCAACGCAAAAGTTgacccaagaagaacgcctgaggaacttcacatcgggacccacggccttcAATGGAGTGAGCAGGGAGAAAGGTTTTCCGCGTTTATCATCAAGACTATGATCGATGGGAACTAG
- a CDS encoding hypothetical protein (NECATOR_CHRI.G2518.T2) codes for MIHCLLLLALVCTVLATADAQSQTFDRQDRDYRPLQFGKRDGYRPLQFVRQEIAASQRIPRASSVIVRQHHSSESVSLLLPPTSVTLMLRLEIKKCC; via the exons ATGATTCACTGTCTGCTTCTCCTGGCATTGGTCTGCACGGTCCTCGCCACAGCAGATGCACAATCACAAACATTTGACCGGCAGGATCGGGATTACCGTCCGTTACAG TTCGGCAAGCGAGATGGCTACCGACCCCTGCAGTTCG TTCGGCAAGAGATCGCCGCTAGCCAGCGCATACCTCGTGCCAGTTCTGTGATTGTCCGTCAACAC CACAGTTCCGAGTCGGTATCGTTACTCCTCCCTCCCACCTCTGTAACTCTAATGTTGCgactggaaataaaaaaatgttgttaa
- a CDS encoding hypothetical protein (NECATOR_CHRI.G2519.T1) — MGVIFIPNSMFPSGAHQRTPTVLISDKPNKEVTFEFRGALVLVHGAECVAVGFSFRTRLVDFVLFLSFIAYIRKADMSNIAVFQNVFGHSPVVRVFCPGRVNLIGEHIDYHGYGVFPIATEEGTETLAAPNGKGIIRIANVNEQYPEHTVSLPFEWSGASPPKWYDYVLCGWKGVMERLNCDQIGFDLLVEGSIPPSSGLSSSSSLVCSAALTAWMIHTKETFESIRKEDLADLCAIAEHYVGTHGGGMDQAAEVLAVKGSALRIDFFPLKSRVISLPPLASFVVLHCGEALNKAATSHYNERVSEGRLAGKLLLKNHGTGTNPRSWRLKDVQEALGKTLEEMLELCECLPVEAPREQLEDLLTKEVVAECLTSNTQHCPILRPPQFDFPTFVM; from the exons ATGGGCGTAATCTTCATCCCGAATTCTATGTTcccatcag GTGCTCATCAAAGAACTCCTACGGTTCTTATTTCTGATAAACCAAATAAGGAAGTCACGTTCGAATTTCGCGGCGCTTTAGTGTTGGTCCACGGGGCGGAGTGTGTCGCAGTCGGCT TTTCATTCCGTACGCGTCTAGTggattttgttctatttttgtcatttatcGCTTACATCAGGAAAGCTGACATGAGCAACATAGCAGTGTTCCAGAATGTGTTTGGGCATTCACCAGTAGTAAGGGTTTTTTGCCCAGGAAGAGTGAATCTTATCG GAGAACACATCGATTATCATGGGTATGGAGTTTTTCCGATAGCAACAGAGGAGGGAACTGAAACTCTTGCTGCTCCCAACGGAAAGGGGATTATTCGAATTGCGAATGTGAATGAACAATATCc TGAACACACAGTATCTTTGCCTTTCGAATGGTCAGGAGCTTCACCTCCGAAATGGTACGACTATGTACTTTGCGGCTGGAAGGGCGTCATGGAGAGACTGAATTGTGACCAGATTGGATTCGATTTGTTAGTGGAGG GTTCAATTCCGCCGTCTTCTGGTCTCTCGAGCAGTTCTTCGCTAGTTTGCAGTGCTGCTCTTACCGCGTGGATGATTCACACAAAGGAAACATTTGAAAGCATTAGGAA GGAAGATCTTGCCGACCTTTGTGCTATTGCTGAACACTATGTAGGAACACACGGAGGTGGGATGGACCAAGCTGCTGAG gtTTTGGCTGTGAAGGGAAGCGCACTCAGGATTGACTTTTTCCCTCTCAAATCTCGGGTAATCAGTTTGCCACCACTAGCCTCTTTCGTTGTGCTTCATTGTGGAGAGGCTCTCAATAAG GCTGCCACTTCACATTACAACGAACGCGTTTCGGAGGGGCGTTTGGCAGGCAAG CTTCTACTGAAGAACCATGGGACAGGAACGAATCCTCGCTCGTGGCGCTTAAAGGATGTCCAG GAAGCTCTTGGAAAAACCCTTGAAGAAATGTTGGAACTGTGCGAATGCTTACCCGTTGAGGCACCTCGCGAGCAGCTTGAAGATCTACTAACAAAAGAAGTGGTTGCTGAATGTCTTACTTCGAACACCCAACACT GTCCTATCCTGCGACCTCCGCAGTTCGATTTTCCTACTTTTGTCATGTGA
- a CDS encoding hypothetical protein (NECATOR_CHRI.G2520.T1), whose protein sequence is MTSATIAQSAYCPSSTSSFTRVIFIRIEKVLDEGQPCEQAGFRKGFSTIDHIRTVLKLIEVSREYKVPLCLTFINLKKAFDSVETEAAVEALDNLGQGVPPQYIKVLRELYSNFRTGISPFYKNIVIDVKRGDRQGDTIPPKIFTATLENAVRKLEGDDMGVKVDGRQLHHLRFADDIALITPNIIQAERMLIEFDETCGCIGLQLNLQKTRFMRNG, encoded by the coding sequence atgacgtcggcaactatcgcccagtctgcttactgtccgtcatctacaagctcatttacaagagtgatttttattaggattgaaaaagtcttggatgaaggacagccatgcgagcaagcagggtttcgaaaaggattcagcacgattgaccataTTCGCACTGTtttgaaactcatcgaggtatcacgagagtacaaggtgccactctgtctcaccttcatcaacttgaagaaagccttcgactcagttgagacggaagcggccgtggaagccttggacaaccttGGACAAGGAGTCCCTCCTCAGTACATAAAAGTGCTTCGAGAATTGTACAGCAACTTCaggaccggaatttcgccattctataAGAATAtcgtcattgacgtgaagaggggggaccgacagggtgatacaatcccacccaaaatattcacagccactctcgagaacgctgtgcgaaagttggaaggggacgacatgggagtgaaggttgatggtcggcagctacaccatttgcgctttgctgatgacatcgcactgataacacctaacatcatccaagcggaacgaatgctgatagaattcgacgaaacatgtggatgtatcggtcttcagctgaatctgcaaaagacgaggttcatgcgcaacggatga
- a CDS encoding hypothetical protein (NECATOR_CHRI.G2519.T3) — translation MAGASRDFTALLATTLQRSASKEAAYAIAVGPRGGVCRSRLKADMSNIAVFQNVFGHSPVVRVFCPGRVNLIGEHIDYHGYGVFPIATEEGTETLAAPNGKGIIRIANVNEQYPEHTVSLPFEWSGASPPKWYDYVLCGWKGVMERLNCDQIGFDLLVEGSIPPSSGLSSSSSLVCSAALTAWMIHTKETFESIRKEDLADLCAIAEHYVGTHGGGMDQAAEVLAVKGSALRIDFFPLKSRVISLPPLASFVVLHCGEALNKAATSHYNERVSEGRLAGKLLLKNHGTGTNPRSWRLKDVQEALGKTLEEMLELCECLPVEAPREQLEDLLTKEVVAECLTSNTQHWDGLPVSAEPGPTHNILVSRTSIRPKTCNQVTGRCKGGGLESPPTNKLHMSTPGERKFSQKLMGLEACNLPMGFKISLHVTVTEKSLLIPEESLVRSDDAKKIKYDVIGLTETRRHHPLNAVYETGEELFLGKCDRGVSGVGVLVNTSMAKNLDSFEQLTTRIGCLRMRRCGPTSALTIFVAYAPTSSYEEVEAFYMELEKFYREDHAFYKVIGEFNAKVDPRRTPEELHIGTHGLQWSEQGERFCLTYVAVVPKFYTGSDHRFLRGRFSFTRREEKAAKFRERDPRTIINWDLFATLAGFSEGSAKYNIDEEYDRHVKHLHDCTKKFESFKTTKRRLYLETIELIRQRGAARAAGNSRPSSQGFAGR, via the exons atggctGGTGCCAGCAGGGATTTCACcgcgctcctagccactacgctccaacgaagcgcctcgaaagaagccgcgtacgcaattgc TGTTGGTCCACGGGGCGGAGTGTGTCGCAGTCGGCT GAAAGCTGACATGAGCAACATAGCAGTGTTCCAGAATGTGTTTGGGCATTCACCAGTAGTAAGGGTTTTTTGCCCAGGAAGAGTGAATCTTATCG GAGAACACATCGATTATCATGGGTATGGAGTTTTTCCGATAGCAACAGAGGAGGGAACTGAAACTCTTGCTGCTCCCAACGGAAAGGGGATTATTCGAATTGCGAATGTGAATGAACAATATCc TGAACACACAGTATCTTTGCCTTTCGAATGGTCAGGAGCTTCACCTCCGAAATGGTACGACTATGTACTTTGCGGCTGGAAGGGCGTCATGGAGAGACTGAATTGTGACCAGATTGGATTCGATTTGTTAGTGGAGG GTTCAATTCCGCCGTCTTCTGGTCTCTCGAGCAGTTCTTCGCTAGTTTGCAGTGCTGCTCTTACCGCGTGGATGATTCACACAAAGGAAACATTTGAAAGCATTAGGAA GGAAGATCTTGCCGACCTTTGTGCTATTGCTGAACACTATGTAGGAACACACGGAGGTGGGATGGACCAAGCTGCTGAG gtTTTGGCTGTGAAGGGAAGCGCACTCAGGATTGACTTTTTCCCTCTCAAATCTCGGGTAATCAGTTTGCCACCACTAGCCTCTTTCGTTGTGCTTCATTGTGGAGAGGCTCTCAATAAG GCTGCCACTTCACATTACAACGAACGCGTTTCGGAGGGGCGTTTGGCAGGCAAG CTTCTACTGAAGAACCATGGGACAGGAACGAATCCTCGCTCGTGGCGCTTAAAGGATGTCCAG GAAGCTCTTGGAAAAACCCTTGAAGAAATGTTGGAACTGTGCGAATGCTTACCCGTTGAGGCACCTCGCGAGCAGCTTGAAGATCTACTAACAAAAGAAGTGGTTGCTGAATGTCTTACTTCGAACACCCAACACT gggatgggctccctgtttctgctgagccaggaccgACTCAtaacatccttgtatcccgcacgtcgatCCGGCCAAaaacctgcaatcaagtgactgggaggtgcaagggaggcggtttggagtcgcctccaacaaataagctccacatgtccacaccgggagaacgaaagttctcccagaaactcatgggactagaggcttgcaacctgcccatgggttttaaaatttctttgcatgtcacagtaacagaaaagagtctcctaattccggaggaaagcctggtacg atctgatgatgccaagaagattaagtacgacgtcatcggactgacagAGACTAGACGAcatcaccctctcaacgccgtatatgaaactggagaagaactgttcttggGAAAATGCGACAGAGGTGTtagtggagttggcgtcctcgtcaacacgagtatggcaaagaacttAGACTccttcgaacaacttacgacccgaatcggatgtctgcggatgagaagatgtggcccaacatcagctttgactatcttcgttgcttacgctccaacatcaagctacgaagaagtcgaagctttctatatggaactggagaagttctaccgagaagatcatgccttctacaaggtcattggTGAGTTCAACGCAAAAGTTgacccaagaagaacgcctgaggaacttcacatcgggacccacggccttcAATGGAGTGAGCAGGGAGAAAG gttctgcctgacgtacgtcgctgttgtgccaaagttctatacgggatcggaccatcgcttcctccgaggaagattctccttcacaaggagagaggagaaagCCGCCAAATTCAGAGAGCGagatcccagaactatcattaactgggatctcttcgctacgctagccggcttttcgGAAGGTTCTGCAAAgtacaacatcgacgaggaatacgaccggcACGTtaaacaccttcacgactgcacgaagaagtttgagagtttcaaaaccaccaagagacgcctgtatCTTGAAACtattgagctgatacgccagcgtggagcagcacgagccgcagggaactcacgtccgagctcgcaaggctttgcagggaggtga